A stretch of DNA from Montipora foliosa isolate CH-2021 chromosome 4, ASM3666993v2, whole genome shotgun sequence:
CCAACTACTAAACAACCCTGGAGATCTCTCTGAAGAGGCTAAAGAAGCTCTAGTGCAGCGACCAGCTGTATCAAGTCTGGATGAACCACGAAATTTTGATGAACTAATGTCAGCTATCAGGACAACACAGGATGGTAAAGCTCCAGGAAGGGATGAAATTCCAGCAGAAGTGTGGAAATTTGGTGGTGTTCAGCTCACCAACTGCCTGCACAAGCTCATCCAAGCAATATGAGATGACCAGAAAATACCTCAAGACTGGAAGGTTGCAAGTATTGTGCCTTTGTTCAAGAAAGGTGACAGGAAGGATTGTGGAAATTACCGTGGTATATCACTACTAGCCACTGTTGGTAAGATTCTCTCACGTGTACTACATAACAGACTCAGTGAACAAATCTCGCAGAATGTACTACCGGAAACCCAGTGTGGCTTTAGATGTGGAAGAAGCACAATGGACATGATTTTCTGCTTGAAACAGGCTCAAGAAAAGTGTATCGAACAGAACATGCCACTTTATGTAGTCTTCATAGACTTCAGTAAGGCCTTCGATACTGTTTTGCGACAAGAACTTTGGCAGGTACTCAAGAAATATGGTTGTACAGAGAAGTTTGTCAGCCTGATAGAGGCACTCCATACAGGTATGCAAGCAAACGTGGCAATGTGTGGTTCAGTATCTTAAGACTTTTCAGTAAGCAACGGGGTGAAACAAGGGTGTGTGCTGGCACCTACACTCTTCTCGATATATCTGGCAGCCATGCTTGAGGTGGCCTTCAAAGACACTTCAGAAGGAGTATACATTCAAACAAGGAAAGAAGCAGACTTGTTCAATGTGGCACAGTTTAAAGCCAAGAGTAAGACATCGATAAAGATAGTAACAGAAATGCTCTATGCCGACGACAGTGCTCTAGTTGCACACAGTGTGGAAGATATGCAGTCTTTAGTGGAGAAATTCGAAAGAGCAGCTAGCCAATTCAGCCTCCAAATCAACATCAAGAAGACAGTGTCTTTATCAACCACCAAAGTTCCAATTATCAACATCACTATCAGAAGAGATCATCAGCATTGGTACAGAGCCACTAGTCAAGTGCAAGACTTTCAAGTACCTAGGGAGTACTGTTTCAGAGAATGCTAAGTTGGAGGATGAACTATCTCTCAGAATGGGAAAAGCGAGTGCTGTGTTTGGAAACGTGAGGGAGAGACTGTGGAACAATCGACATGTGTCTATCCGTGTGAAATGCGAAGTGTACAGAGAGACAGTACTGGCTACTCTATTGTACGGTGCTGAAACTTGGACTGTCTACAGAGTGCAGGTGAAGAAACTCCACGCGGACATGACGAGACAACTTCGAGCCATAATGAACATCTCATGGAAAGACAAGATAACCAACATGGAAGTGTTGAAACGAGCTGGTCTACCATCAATGGAGGACATGCTAATACAGATGAATCTGAGATGGCTCGGACATGTTGACAGGATGGACCACCAGTGTCTCCCTCGGCAGCTACTCTACGCACAGTTATGCGAGGACAAACGCAATCAGGGTAGACCAAGGCTTAGATTTAAAGACACTGTAAAAAGAAACCTGGAGAAGCTGGACATAGACAGGAGTTCCTGGCAGAAGAAGGCTAAGGACAGAGCTGTGTGGAGGAATCTGATCAGACCCAAATGAAACAGCCATTGTCGCCCACGAcaggccaacctcgttcccagggcttttctccgccgaggagaTGATGGGCCCATCCtctcctcggcggagaaaagccctgggggcttttgaagcaagcaaccgtggacaattttcc
This window harbors:
- the LOC138001101 gene encoding uncharacterized protein — its product is MDMIFCLKQAQEKCIEQNMPLYVVFIDFSKAFDTVLRQELWQVLKKYGCTEKFVSLIEALHTAMLEVAFKDTSEGVYIQTRKEADLFNVAQFKAKSKTSIKIVTEMLYADDSALVAHSVEDMQSLVEKFERAASQFSLQINIKKTVSLSTTKVPIINITIRRDHQHWYRATSQVQDFQVPREYCFREC